The following is a genomic window from Streptomyces chrestomyceticus JCM 4735.
CGGCGGAGCTGCTGCCGCAGATGCTCGCCGACGGCGCGCCGATCGACATCGTCACCGACCAGACCTCCGCCCACGACCCCCTCGCCTACCTCCCGGTCGGCGTGGACTTCGCGGACATGGCCACCTACGCGGCCGAGCAGCCCGCCGACTTCACCCGCCGGGCCCGCGAGTCGATGGCCCGCCACGTGGAGGCCATGGTCGGCTTCATGGACGCCGGGGCCGAGGTCTTCGACTACGGCAACTCCATCCGCGGCGAGGCCGAACTCGCCGGGTACAAGCGCGCCTTCGCCTTCCCTGGCTTCGTGCCCGCCTACATCCGGCCGCTGTTCGCCGAGGGCAAGGGGCCGTTCCGCTGGGCCGCGCTGTCCGGCGACCCCAAGGACATCGCCGCCACCGACCGGGCCATCCTGGACCTCTTCCCGGAGAACGAGTCCCTCGCCCGGTGGATCAAGCTGGCGGGCGAACGGGTGCACTTCCAGGGCCTGCCCGCCCGGATCTGCTGGCTCGGCTACGGCGAACGCGACAAGGCCGGCGAGCGCTTCAACGACATGGTCGCCGACGGCACCCTCCAGGCGCCCCTGGCCATCGGCCGCGACCACCTGGACTGCGGCTCGGTGGCGTCCCCGTACCGCGAGACCGAGGCGATGCTCGACGGCTCCGACGCCATCGCCGACTGGCCGCTGCTCAACGCCATGGTCAACGTCGCCTCCGGCGCCTCCTGGGTCTCCCTGCACCACGGCGGCGGCGTCGGCATGGGCCGCTCGATCCACGCCGGGCAGGTCACGGTCGCCGACGGCACACCGCTGGCCGGTGAGAAGATCCGCCGGGTGCTGACCAACGACCCGGGCATGGGCGTCATCCGGCACGTCGACGCCGGGTACGACCGCGCCGACGAGGTCGCGGCCGAGCGCGGCGTACGCATCCCGATGCGGGAGGGCGAGTGACCCCGCCGTACGACGGCCCGGCGAACGACGATCCGGCGGCCGGCGACCGGGCGGCGGACGGACGGGCGTCCGACGGCCGGGCGGCGGTAGCGGCGGACGGCCGGACGGCGGATGGTCGGGTGGCCGGCGTCGCCGGGAAGCCGGGGGCTCCGACGGGTGCCCCCGGGCGCTCCGGGAACCCGGCGGCTGCCGCCGGGGCGCCGGAGGGGCCGGGGAGTGCGGGCGCCGCCGGGCCGTCCTTCCACGAGATGTGGCGCGACCTCGCGCCCATCGGCCGCCACTCCGGCACCGGCGGCTACCGCCGCTTCGCCTGGACCGGCGCCGACGCCGACTGCCGGGCCTGGTTCGAGGCCCAGGCCCGCGCCCGCGGACTCGCCTACGAGCAGGACCGCAACGGCAACCAGTGGGCCTGGCTCGGCGCCGCGTCCGCCGCGGACGTGGCCCCCGGCGAAGCCGTCGTCACCGGCTCCCACCTCGACTCCGTCCCGGACGG
Proteins encoded in this region:
- the hutU gene encoding urocanate hydratase, which encodes MSGPRPVRAPRGTELSARGWQQEAALRMLQNNLDPEVAEHPDQLVVYGGTGKAARDWRSFDAMVRTLTTLKQDETMLVQSGRPVGVMQTHEWAPRVLIANSNLVGDWANWEEFRRLEALGLTMYGQMTAGSWIYIGTQGILQGTYETFAAVAAKKFDGSLAGTITLTAGLGGMGGAQPLAVTMNDGVAICIDCDPRAIERRIGHRYLDVKADSLQHALQLAVEARDQRKPLSIGLLGNAAELLPQMLADGAPIDIVTDQTSAHDPLAYLPVGVDFADMATYAAEQPADFTRRARESMARHVEAMVGFMDAGAEVFDYGNSIRGEAELAGYKRAFAFPGFVPAYIRPLFAEGKGPFRWAALSGDPKDIAATDRAILDLFPENESLARWIKLAGERVHFQGLPARICWLGYGERDKAGERFNDMVADGTLQAPLAIGRDHLDCGSVASPYRETEAMLDGSDAIADWPLLNAMVNVASGASWVSLHHGGGVGMGRSIHAGQVTVADGTPLAGEKIRRVLTNDPGMGVIRHVDAGYDRADEVAAERGVRIPMREGE